One Rhizophagus irregularis chromosome 5, complete sequence DNA window includes the following coding sequences:
- a CDS encoding 40S ribosomal protein eS12, whose translation MPPMVEDRDDESEVEDVVGDGANQQEEILVSSDTPAKGQMTVEDALQDVLKRALVVDGLARGLRECAKALDRRQAFLCVLVETCTEKEYIKLVEALCSEHNIQLIKVSDAKKLGEWAGLCKIDREGNPRKVVACSCVVVKDYGEDSEARNVLLEYFKSR comes from the exons atgccACCCATGGTAGAAGACCGAGATGATGAATCGGAAGTTGAAGATGTAGTTGGAGATGGAGCAAATCAACAGGAAGAAATCCTTGTTAGCTCTGACACTCCTGCTAAAGGCCAAATG acCGTCGAAGATGCTCTTCAGGACGTTTTAAAGCGTGCTCTTGTCGTTGACGGTCTCGCTCGAGGATTGAGAGAATGCGCCAAGGCTTTGGATAG GCGTCAAGCTTTCTTATGTGTCCTTGTCGAAACTTGTACcgaaaaagaatatattaaacttGTTGAAGCATTATGTAGTGAacataatattcaattaattaaagtaaGCGATGCCAAAAAGTTAGGAGAATGGGCCGGATTGTGTAAAATTGATAGAGAAGGTAATCCCCGTAAGGTAGTAGCTTGTTCTTGCGTAGTTGTTAAAGATTATGGCGAAGATTCTGAAGCTAGGAACGTACTTTTAGAATACTTTAAATCACGTTAA